One window of the Nothobranchius furzeri strain GRZ-AD chromosome 3, NfurGRZ-RIMD1, whole genome shotgun sequence genome contains the following:
- the fam171b gene encoding protein FAM171B — protein MPAADRRLPLLLLFLPSWLLISGLEGPVGAVEEGGALASSSPSSASSSPGNNGLTVGSGRVLTAEPQFALKVLLRDLVTRQALSGASVDVYMNHTLTGSAQAGEIGEVLLWVSYSPGLSLTLLGHKEGYVPTPLPWSTSKRPIFSAVTMLLLPHSQGNIWLFEDSVLITGKLPDGSSHPKVKFPKNLLALADNGNISSLMAYLTVPQHHLEKDCANCTPGVISSKSVLRNIELKAVAAVSVLLRSGGEELQVRGPIQISLPLGLDTHLRASDTVPAWAFNLKTGAWENHGLGIVQAVGDELVWTYTASHLGYWIAAPHPSSKDYLGHASSMDFISYHTYLLMGILGGTLVIVIGFLSLLLCHCGGSYREPRRRRPRFSKLTVVKKDQTTSTHMEEGLLFRSGDNSLASCSVSCDSSSTVRRKANYNIYVEDPGSLTTAPPYENIAGDRMKGSQHPPHYINSEEAARIRDKAEQNRANMNSENYFQDKLVHIYNQPLAIIQAPELFGGQEQQLSGCKSNTFPRNTTEYDVHSEPANKDNYTQTLPKVPHHHSQGGSGTQQSNEDDPQPLETPPPGQGPSASVWGRYSNLLESSVSVPGTLNEAAGMEAFGGGHTSELQGISERTLLELTRGKSSSSHPRAWFVSLDGKPVAQVRHSIIELQGRHRPPSSNDTSLDSGVDMNEPQQNIRDSERERPLIRGSSFPHHSRGGRYGEEQDLSSSESGTTATCTPEDPSLRNILDGSSGAIPNIPEERDGMDTSSAQEDSESRGTPPPRRLRKVREKGTAEKRSTKHVREGRPLTKRS, from the exons ATGCCCGCCGCTGATCGACGCCTGCCGCTGCTGCTCCTCTTCCTGCCGTCGTGGCTTCTCATCTCCGGCCTGGAAGGGCCGGTAGGAGCGGTGGAGGAGGGCGGCGCCCTGGCCTCCTCCTCCCCGTCATCCGCCTCCTCCTCACCCGGGAACAATGGCCTCACGGTCGGTtcaggacgggttctgactgcag AGCCCCAGTTTGCCCTGAAGGTCCTCCTGAGAGATCTGGTGACCCGACAGGCGCTGTCCGGGGCCTCGGTGGATGTTTACATGAACCACACCTTGACAGGTTCAGCCCAAGCTGGAGAAATTGGAGAGGTTCTGCTCTGGGTTTCGTACAGTCCAGGTCTCAGTCTGACTCTGCTGGGTCATAAGGAAGGATACGTGCCCACTCCTCTGCCCTGGAGCACCAGCAAGAGGCCAA TTTTCTCTGCTGTGACGATGCTGCTGCTCCCTCACAGTCAAGGCAACATCTGGCTGTTTGAAGACTCTGTGCTCATCACTGGGAAACTACCTG ACGGCTCCTCCCATCCAAAGGTCAAATTTCCCAAGAACCTCCTCGCCCTCGCTGATAACGGCAACATCTCTTCACTGATGGCGTATCTGACAGTTCCACAGCACCACCTGGAGAAGGACTGTGCTAACTGCACTCCAGGCGTTATCAGCAGCAAATCAG TGCTTAGGAACATCGAGCTGAAGGCGGTGGCGGCTGTCAGCGTCCTGCTGCGCTCTGGTGGTGAGGAGCTCCAGGTCCGGGGGCCCATCCAGATCAGCCTGCCTCTGGGGCTCGACACACACCTGAGGGCCTCCGATACGGTACCAGCCTGGGCCTTCAACCTCAAAACAG GTGCCTGGGAGAATCATGGCCTGGGAATAGTTCAAGCGGTTGGTGATGAACTGGTCTGGACTTACACCGCCTCCCATCTGGGATACTGGATTGCTGCCCCCCATCCTTCTTCAAAAG ATTATCTCGGACATGCCAGCTCCATGGATTTCATCTCGTACCACACCTACCTCCTGATGGGCATACTGGGAGGAACTCTGGTCATCGTGATTGGATTTCTGTCACTGCTTTTGTGTCACTGCGG GGGTTCCTATCGAGAGCCCAGGAGGAGGCGGCCACGCTTCTCCAAACTCACAGTTGTGAAGAAAGACCAAACAACCTCCACCCACATGGAGGAGGGTCTGCTGTTCCGGTCTGGAGACAACAGCCTCGCCTCGTGCAGCGTCTCATGTGACTCGTCGTCCACAGTGAGGCGCAAAGCCAACTACAACATCTACGTGGAAGACCCAGGGAGTCTCACTACAGCTCCTCCTTATGAGAACATCGCTGGAGATCGGATGAAAGGATCGCAGCACCCACCTCACTACATCAACAGCGAGGAGGCGGCTCGAATACGAGACAAGGCGGAGCAGAATCGGGCAAACATGAATTCCGAGAACTACTTTCAAGATAAGCTCGTTCACATCTACAACCAGCCGTTGGCAATTATTCAGGCTCCAGAGTTGTTCGGAGGTCAGGAGCAGCAGCTGTCGGGCTGCAAGTCCAACACATTCCCAAGGAACACAACGGAGTATGATGTTCATTCAGAGCCTGCTAATAAGGACAACTACACCCAGACACTGCCGAAGGTTCCTCACCATCACTCCCAAGGTGGAAGTGGTACCCAGCAGAGCAATGAGGATGACCCCCAGCCTCTGGAGACTCCGCCACCAGGACAAGGTCCGAGTGCCAGTGTGTGGGGACGCTACAGCAACCTTCTGGAATCCTCCGTCTCTGTGCCTGGGACTCTCAACGAGGCTGCTGGCATGGAGGCCTTTGGTGGCGGGCACACCAGTGAGCTGCAGGGGATTTCTGAGCGCACCCTACTGGAGCTGACACGAGGCAAGTCCTCATCGTCGCACCCCAGGGCCTGGTTCGTCTCTCTGGATGGGAAACCAGTCGCTCAGGTTCGACACTCCATCATTGAGCTCCAGGGCCGCCACCGCCCACCAAGCAGCAACGACACCAGCTTGGACTCTGGCGTTGACATGAACGAGCCCCAGCAGAACATCCGTGATTCGGAGCGAGAAAGGCCTTTGATCAGGGGCTCCTCCTTCCCGCACCACAGCAGAGGCGGGAGGTACGGTGAGGAGCAGGACCTGAGTAGCAGTGAGAGCGGTACCACCGCTACCTGTACACCAGAGGACCCGTCCTTGAGGAACATTTTAGATGGGAGCAGCGGGGCTATTCCCAATATTCCTGAAGAGAGGGATGGAATGGATACATCCAGCGCTCAAGAGGACAGCGAGTCAAGAGGGACACCTCCCCCTCGGCGACTGAGGAAGGTGAGAGAAAAAGGGACGGCGGAAAAGAGGAGTACCAAACACGTTCGGGAAGGTAGACCTCTGACAAAAAGAAGCTAG
- the calcrlb gene encoding calcitonin gene-related peptide type 1 receptor, giving the protein MSCPASEGFYSAQLSSASCTKHTHSHTLPEQRLPRKPRSFLFSFPTRNSQISGLLFAPVLFPISTKCTKMSPSSILSLLAFCFISKLLAVASSEIEDQRFGIHQSEIAMAQYQCFQRITKESHRKTKTIGLECNTTWDGWLCWDETEAGVKQQNCPGYFEDFDTQEMASKVCTESGEWEQHPESNRTWTDYTKCKANKRIKTNSAMTHFYLIMIGHGLSLISLLISLGIFFYFKTLSCQRITLHKNLFLSFVLNSVITVVWFCNMQKGNSGSCKLLAFIHLYIMSCSYFWMLCEGIYLHTLIVVAVFAEKQHLTWYYLLGWGFPLVPAVIYSIARYCYYNDRCWVSPATSLLYIIHAPICAALVVNFFFLLNIVRVLITKLRVTHQAESSLYMRAVRATLILIPLLGIQYVLLAYKPQDHWISEIYQYIMTILMHFQGLLVSTIFCFFNGEVQTVIRRQWNQQRLQFAGTFGNPDFFRTTSYMGTSLTEVHRCYSIESHTEHSNGRTYSDIFRSDSPFV; this is encoded by the exons ATGTCATGTCCAGCCTCGGAGGGGTTTTATTCAGCCCAGCTCAGCTCAGCCTCTTGCACcaaacacactcactcacacaccctGCCTGAACAGAGACTCCCCAGGAAACCTCGCTCTTTCTTGTTCTCATTTCCCACCAGGAACTCCCAGATCTCAGGATTACTTTTTGCTCCCGTTCTTTTTCCAATTTCCACAAAG TGTACGAAGATGAGTCCGAGCAGCATCCTTTCTCTCCTGGCTTTCTGCTTCATAAGCAAG CTGCTGGCCGTAGCATCATCTGAGATTGAGGACCAGAGGTTCGGGATTCACCAGAGTGAAATCGCCATGGCGCAGTATCAGTGTTTCCAGAGGATTACGAAAGAATCTCATCGCAAAACCAAAACCATCG GGCTGGAGTGCAACACGACGTGGGATGGCTGGTTGTGTTGGGATGAAACTGAAGCTGGGGTGAAGCAACAGAACTGTCCAGGCTACTTTGAGGACTTCGACACTCAAG AAATGGCCTCCAAAGTGTGCACGGAGTCTGGCGAGTGGGAACAACACCCCGAAAGCAACAGAACGTGGACAGACTACACAAAGTGTAAAGCCAACAAGCGCATTAAGACAAAC TCAGCAATGACTCACTTCTACTTGATCATGATCGGTCACGGACTATCCTTGATATCACTCCTCATTTCGCTGGGAATATTCTTCTATTTTAA AACTTTGAGCTGCCAGAGAATAACGCTGCACAAAAACCTTTTCCTCTCATTCGTGTTAAACTCGGTCATTACTGTTGTGTGGTTCTGCAACATGCAGAAGGGGAATTCT ggcagctgtaagcTTCTTGCCTTCATCCACTTGTACATCATGAGCTGTAGCTACTTCTGGATGCTCTGTGAGGGCATCTACCTGCACACTCTGATCGTCGTGGCGGTGTTTGCAGAAAAACAGCATCTCACGTGGTATTATCTCCTCGGCTGGG GTTTTCCACTTGTGCCAGCAGTCATATATTCAATAGCACGTTACTGCTACTACAACGACAG ATGTTGGGTCAGCCCGGCTACGTCCTTGCTGTACATCATCCATGCTCCAATCTGCGCTGCACTGGTG GTGAACTTTTTCTTCTTGCTGAACATCGTTCGAGTTCTCATCACCAAGCTACGAGTGACGCACCAGGCTGAATCCAGCCTTTACATGAGGGCAGTGAGGGCAACCCTCATCCTCATCCCTCTGCTCGGCATCCAGTACGTCTTGCTGGCGTACAAGCCCCAAGATCACTGGATCTCTGAGATCTATCAGTACATCATGACCATCCTCATGCACTTCCAG GGTCTGCTGGTTTCTACTATTTTCTGCTTCTTCAACGGAGAG GTTCAGACTGTTATAAGGAGACAATGGAATCAACAGCGGTTGCAGTTCGCCGGGACTTTTGGCAATCCTGACTTCTTCCGCACCACGTCTTACATGGGAACGTCGCTCACCGAGGTCCACCGATGCTACAGCATCGAGAGCCACACGGAGCACTCAAACGGCAGAACGTACTCCGACATATTCAGATCGGACAGCCCTTTTGTGTGA